One region of Mucilaginibacter sp. 14171R-50 genomic DNA includes:
- the gldD gene encoding gliding motility lipoprotein GldD, which yields MRYLVLFIVIIGIAGCGGNADYSPKPRGYYRIVFPAKEYQRYTEGCPFTFEYPKYGRVEADKSANAKPCWQNIQFPQFNATLHLSYQPVTSKKEFNELIEDAHKLSFKHTVKATSIDEGVIAYPDRKVYGIYYTIDGNAASSAQFYLTDSTKHYLRGALYFNSEPRLDSIQPVLNFIKKDVDVMIKTFKWK from the coding sequence ATGAGATACCTTGTGTTATTTATTGTGATAATAGGTATAGCCGGCTGCGGTGGTAATGCCGATTATTCGCCTAAACCACGGGGTTACTACCGTATCGTATTCCCTGCTAAAGAATATCAGCGGTATACCGAAGGCTGCCCCTTTACTTTTGAGTATCCGAAGTATGGCAGAGTAGAGGCAGATAAATCGGCCAATGCAAAACCCTGCTGGCAAAATATACAGTTCCCGCAGTTTAATGCCACGCTTCATTTAAGCTATCAGCCGGTAACTTCGAAAAAAGAGTTTAACGAGTTGATAGAAGATGCTCACAAGCTTAGCTTTAAACATACCGTAAAGGCAACATCTATTGACGAGGGTGTGATAGCCTACCCCGACCGTAAGGTTTATGGCATTTATTACACCATTGATGGTAACGCGGCATCATCGGCGCAGTTTTACCTTACAGACAGTACCAAACATTACCTGCGCGGTGCCCTTTACTTTAACTCCGAGCCGCGCCTCGATTCGATTCAGCCGGTGCTTAACTTCATAAAGAAGGATGTGGATGTGATGATAAAAACGTTTAAGTGGAAATAA